A stretch of DNA from Thermanaerosceptrum fracticalcis:
TCTTTTCTATACCACTGAAGGCATCTTTGGTATTCCCATCGGTGTCTCTTCTACCTTTATCTTCCTTTTCATCTTATTTGGGGCCTACCTGGAGAAGACGGGTATGGGACAATTCTTTATCGACATTGCCAATGCCATTGCCGGTTGGGCTTCCGGCGGTCCCGCAAAGGTAGCCGTACTTTCCAGCGGACTCATGGGTACTGTTTCCGGTAGCTCCGTGGCTAACGTTGTGGGAACTGGCAGTTTTACCATCCCCATGATGAAAAAGTTAGGGTACAAACCGGAATTTGCCGGCGCCGTAGAAGCAACTGCCTCTACCGGTGGCCAGCTGATGCCCCCCATTATGGGGGCCGCTGCCTTCCTGATGTCAGAGTTTACCCAAACTCCCTATGTTACGATAATCGCCGCTGCCGTTATCCCGGCCCTCCTTTATTATTTTGGTGTCTGGACCGGCGTTCACCTGGAAGCCAGGCGTTTGGGCCTGCGAGGCTTGAACCGTGACGAGCTTCCCAAGTTTAAAAGCCTGGTGGTGGAAAGAGGACATTTGATCGTTCCCCTATTGGCTATCATCTACTTGCTGGTTTCCGGGTTTACGCCTATGAAGGCGGCTCTTTACGCCATCGTGTTATCAATCGGTGTCTCTATGCTTAAAAAGAACACCCGGATTGGTCTAGTGGATATAATTGAGGGCCTGGAGCAAGGAGCCAGGGGTGTGCTGGGAGTCCTGGCCGCCACTGCCTGTGCCGGTATCATCATTGGAGTAGTAACCATGACCGGTCTGGGTCTGAAACTGGGTACTACTCTGGTGGACCTGGCTCAAGGACAATTACTTCTCACCCTCTTCTTTACCATGATTACCTCCATCATCCTGGGGATGGGTGTACCCACCACAGCCAACTACGTCATAACTTCCACCATAGCTGCTCCCGCCCTTGTCCTCATCGGCGTGCCTGTCCTGGCGGCCCACATGTTTGCCTTCTATTTCGGTATTATCGCCGACGTTAC
This window harbors:
- a CDS encoding TRAP transporter permease, with the protein product MADNLKLESVDNSEEILKKYDKESDYRKLTGFGAKLVSAIAITFSLFQIYTAVFGVLDAMIQRSVHIAFGFCLIFLLYPAKKSWPRHSVHPVDMIFSVLGAAVPMYIVVFYQDLVSRAGTVTTLDFMVGLLAVVLVIEAARRVVGWPMVTIALLFIAYALLGPYIPGELAHRGADLDTLVQHLFYTTEGIFGIPIGVSSTFIFLFILFGAYLEKTGMGQFFIDIANAIAGWASGGPAKVAVLSSGLMGTVSGSSVANVVGTGSFTIPMMKKLGYKPEFAGAVEATASTGGQLMPPIMGAAAFLMSEFTQTPYVTIIAAAVIPALLYYFGVWTGVHLEARRLGLRGLNRDELPKFKSLVVERGHLIVPLLAIIYLLVSGFTPMKAALYAIVLSIGVSMLKKNTRIGLVDIIEGLEQGARGVLGVLAATACAGIIIGVVTMTGLGLKLGTTLVDLAQGQLLLTLFFTMITSIILGMGVPTTANYVITSTIAAPALVLIGVPVLAAHMFAFYFGIIADVTPPVALAAFAGAGIAKADPLRTGFNASKLAIAAFLVPYIFVYNPALLMIDVHAWEMVQITITSVIGIIGVSAGVAGFLLTNLSFIERIAFFVGGIMLVTPGTYTDIIGAAILVIGYLIQKKKELAQKKARA